In Prunus dulcis chromosome 2, ALMONDv2, whole genome shotgun sequence, a single genomic region encodes these proteins:
- the LOC117619503 gene encoding uncharacterized protein LOC117619503, translating to MERPEGYPQVDDVSTCIEAPSTSTSTSFLGTKNDMSLLESGLLRRNFSDVGENYYRFQSKVGKSVDPRLLALVEFFRELYFRRLELFKKIFPGGHDDKFLEVPKKLGLILAKVKPDQTKAVRTMQRSLSIGSPRDFKGYESEMRLERFKVRTIDVDDGGVQGGQGNEIKSNGSK from the coding sequence ATGGAGAGGCCAGAAGGATATCCACAAGTAGATGATGTTTCTACATGTATCGAGGCACCAAGCACAAGCACAAGCACATCGTTTTTGGGCACCAAGAACGATATGTCACTTCTTGAAAGCGGTCTACTTAGAAGAAATTTTAGTGACGTAGGTGAGAATTACTACAGGTTCCAATCAAAAGTTGGTAAGTCAGTTGATCCAAGGTTGCTAGCGTTGGTAGAATTCTTTAGGGAGCTCTATTTTCGAAGGTTGGAACTATTCAAGAAAATCTTTCCGGGTGGTCATGATGATAAGTTTCTTGAGGTGCCAAAGAAATTGGGTTTGATATTAGCCAAAGTGAAACCAGATCAAACCAAAGCGGTTCGGACTATGCAAAGGAGTTTAAGCATTGGTTCACCGCGAGATTTCAAAGGATACGAATCGGAAATGAGGCTTGAACGATTCAAGGTCAGAACTATTGATGTAGATGATGGTGGTGTACAAGGTGGCCAGGGTAATGAAATTAAGTCCAACGGTTCTAAATAG
- the LOC117619958 gene encoding UDP-glucosyltransferase 29-like, with protein sequence MVYSERRTLTILMLPWLAHGHISPFLELAKKLTSKRNFHIFICSTPVNLTSIKPKLSPKYSHCIEFVELHLPHDDLPELPPQYHTTNGLPPHLMSTLKRAFDMSSNNFSTILTALKPDLLIYDFLQPWAPSLASLQNIPSVEFITTSAALTSFSVHHLRNPSDKFPFPSIYLRDYEAKEFNNLLESSSNGIKDGDRVLQCSDLSSGIILVKTSREIEAKYVDYLSGLMGKKIVPVGPLVQEPMDLKVDEETWIMKWLNKRERSSVVYVCFGSEYFLSREQIEELAHGLELSKVSFIWVIRFPKEEKGNRVEEVLPEGFLERVGEKGVIVEGWAPQAKILNHSSVGGFVSHCGWSSVLESIKFGVPIIAMPMHLDQPINSRLVEEVGVGVEVKRTAEGSLERKEVAKVIRDVVVKKIGEGVRKKALEIRDNMKNKEDEEINGVVEEFMQLCT encoded by the coding sequence atggtttACTCTGAGCGAAGAACCCTTACTATTCTTATGCTTCCATGGCTAGCTCACGGCCACATATCTCCCTTCCTAGAGCTTGCCAAGAAGCTTACCTCTAAGAGAAATTTCCACATCTTTATTTGTTCCACACCTGTAAATCTCACCTCCATCAAGCCAAAACTCTCTCCAAAATACTCTCATTGCATTGAATTTGTGGAACTTCATCTTCCGCATGATGATTTGCCTGAACTCCCACCTCAGTACCACACCACCAATGGCCTCCCTCCCCATCTCATGTCCACTCTCAAAAGGGCCTTCGATATGTCCAGCAATAACTTCTCCACCATCCTCACAGCCCTAAAGCCAGATTTGCTCATATATGATTTTCTTCAACCATGGGCACCCTCTCTGGCTTCGTTGCAAAATATTCCATCCGTCGAGTTCATCACCACCAGTGCTGCCTTGACCTCATTTAGTGTTCACCATCTCAGGAACCCTAGTGACAAGTTTCCTTTTCCTTCAATCTATCTTCGGGATTACGAAGCTAAAGAATTCAACAATCTCTTAGAATCTTCATCAAATGGCATCAAGGATGGAGACCGCGTACTGCAATGCAGTGATCTATCTTCTGGCATCATTTTGGTGAAGACATCTAGAGAGATTGAAGCAAAATATGTTGATTATCTCTCTGGTTTAATGGGGAAGAAGATCGTGCCAGTTGGTCCGCTTGTTCAAGAGCCAATGGATCTAAAAGTTGATGAGGAAACATGGATCATGAAATGGCTGAACAAAAGGGAAAGGTCTTCGGTTGTGTATGTTTGCTTTGGGAGTGAGTACTTTCTGTCCAGGGAGCAAATAGAAGAGCTAGCTCATGGGTTAGAGCTTAGCAAAGTTAGCTTTATTTGGGTTATAAGATTTccaaaggaagagaaaggtAACAGGGTTGAAGAGGTGTTACCAGAAGGGTTTTTAGAGAGGGTGGGAGAGAAGGGAGTGATAGTGGAGGGTTGGGCCCCGCAGGCGAAAATATTGAATCATTCTAGTGTCGGTGGGTTTGTGAGTCACTGTGGATGGAGCTCAGTGTTGGAGAGCATCAAATTTGGTGTTCCAATTATAGCCATGCCTATGCATCTTGACCAGCCAATTAACTCTAGACTAGTAGAGGAAGTGGGTGTTGGAGTGGAGGTTAAGAGAACAGCAGAAGGCAgtttagaaagaaaagaggTAGCAAAGGTGATCAGAGATGTGGTGGTGAAGAAAATTGGAGAGGGAGTGAGAAAAAAGGCATTGGAAATAAGAGACAacatgaaaaacaaagaggatGAAGAGATTAATGGGGTGGTGGAGGAATTTATGCAACTTTGTACCTAA
- the LOC117620013 gene encoding RING-H2 finger protein ATL7-like has translation MISSGINLVMTVIGFAVSTMFIVFVCTRLVCARIHLNVSRRSFPIASRSDLSILERGLHGVEPVVVANFPTKKFSDAFFSAVEDAQCTVCLMEYHGDDVLRILPYCGHSFHVTCIDIWLQQHSTCPVCRISLREFPERKRRMQPLFSSAIRSHYGRESFNTHSYRYMLNNRGARTHDNRGMDPIQEDNLPSEGDAADTRENASPLTENIQVSKDLANKRVESPSNP, from the exons ATGATATCGTCAGGGATAAATCTGGTGATGACGGTGATTGGGTTCGCGGTAAGCACCATGTTCATCGTGTTCGTGTGCACCAGGCTTGTCTGTGCTCGGATTCACCTCAACGTTTCAAGACGCTCCTTCCCCATAGCTTCCAGATCCGATCTCAGTAtt CTGGAACGGGGGTTACATGGCGTTGAACCTGTAGTAGTAGCCAACTTCCCAACAAAGAAGTTCAGTGATGCATTTTTTTCAGCCGTAGAAGATGCTCA ATGCACTGTTTGCCTCATGGAATACCATGGTGATGATGTATTGCGGATTCTCCCCTATTGTGGGCACTCCTTCCATGTGACCTGTATAGACATATGGCTTCAGCAGCATTCCACATGTCCTGTATGTAGAATATCATTGCGCGAGTTTCCTGAGAGAAAACGGCGCATGCAACCCTTGTTCAGTTCAGCTATTCGATCTCATTATGGTAGAGAGTCCTTCAATACCCATTCTTATCGCTATATGTTGAATAATCGTGGAGCAAGAACCCATGACAACCGTGGCATGGACCCAATTCAAGAAGATAATTTACCATCGGAGGGTGATGCGGCAGATACCAGGGAGAATGCGTCCCCCTTAACTGAGAATATTCAGGTTTCTAAGGACTTAGCAAACAAGCGTGTAGAAAGCCCATCAAATCCCTAA